The Papaver somniferum cultivar HN1 unplaced genomic scaffold, ASM357369v1 unplaced-scaffold_52, whole genome shotgun sequence genomic interval AATGCAGAGTACACCACATAGACAACATGTGCTGTAAGAGAAGAGTTTATCTATTAATTAAGGTCTTCAACTTTGCTGTTGTTGTAACTTATTCAGTAAAGCAGAAGCCGTGTAATGACAGAAAAATTATGTTTCTTCGACTTCAAGGTCTTAATGTCATTATGGCACTTACATCATGATTCTGGTCAAATTAAGCAAAGCAAAAATGAGTGTACCTGGAAATTCTATCAACACTGGTCGTTATGAATCTAAAAATATACTGGCACTCTGGTAATTATTTAGCTTCTTTAGTAATTAGCTAATATATTTACTTAAAACACCACAAAGGCATAACATCCCCAATACACAAAAACGTAAGAAGCTAAACTCAAAGCTAGCACAATGTGGAGAAGTACCAGTGGCACCGTACTACAAAAAAACAGACACCTACAGGTGAAGTAAACTCTTCAAGCCCGAATTTATTTATCTACACAAACACCAAGTTGTAGCATCCTTTTGTAAGGAATGATGAAACGAACATCTAGGTAGCCTCGGCAACTGACACATGCATTTTCACAAGGGATGATATCTTGAAAAAACTACTTCCACAGTTGAAAGAATCCTGCCCAGTAGTAACACCATCAAAGTGCACCAGTTCTGCATTCACACTCGATTTCTCAAAACTATTCAGGTCTGGCGATCTATCAACTGTTGCCTGTAAGATTGGTTGTAGGTTTTCTGAGTTACAAGTAGACTTGCGCTGCTGCTTCTTGTCAGTGTTGTTGCTTCCTCGTGAATGCTTTCCCTTCTGCTTGTGCTTGCCATGCTTCTTGTTGTTGTACTTGGAACTGTAGCGCTGCTGCTGGATGTAACTCCTAACTGTGTGCGACACTGTTGTAGAAGGAGGGTCATACACGTCAGAAGCCCACTTCACTGTCAGCTTCTCTGGCGGTTGTACTCCTTGTTGCTCACGGCCTCCTTTCATGGCAGATCTCACCGAATTTGGAAAATTCTGATGAGATGGGGTAAAAACGAAGCAACaacaaaggaaaaggaaagaagatCTTGTCATGATTTGGATATTTCTAGAGCAAGCTCAGAAGATAATAacggaacaaaaaatttacaTAAACATGAGCTCAAGTGTGGAAATTTCTTATCCTTACGCATGAACCTGAAATTTGAATCGATTATAGCACAGCTTTTGCCAGAATTGGTTTTCACATTAATGCCCAACATTTCACTTAAATGATATGAAAACAAGAAAAAGGAAAACCTAAGCAAAGATAAAAAAGAACTGCTTACAAAAAGTTTAGAAACTATAATAAGAAATAAGTATATGAAAATAAATAATAAGTTTTTCAATACCTAAAGACTGGTTACTGGAAATGAGGATATTGAGAAATAGAAGTTTTCAGGAAAAAGAAATGAGCATGTTAAGGTCAAACACGTCAACCACCTGATTACCAAACCAGGTAACATAACAACGTTTTTGCCACTATCTTCGGGTTTTAATTGACTAAGAAAACAACTGAAGTTACTAAACATTATACAGAGTAATGTGCAAGTGGAAAGAGCATATGATCAACCTCGTCAGAAACCCTCGTATCAATGAGGTTAACTCTAAAACTAAAAGAAATGTAAATCagataaaaaaggaaaaaccAAAGCAACAACAAATTATACCAATAACCAAAAATAATGATGCCAACTTAACATGCAGAGGAACTAAATAACTACTACCATTCTCCAGAATGGCAAAATCAGGCTGGCTATGGTTCTGATTTCTGACTTATAATCTtcaagattttatttttggacacctGTGGCCGAAGAAATACAGAAATACTGGACAAGTAATCCCCTGTCTATGTTAACGACTTAACGGCACAATTAGACAACTCTGTAAACGCTTCTGTGATGCTCAAGATGTGGCATGAAAGAGGAGTCCAGATAATAAACTGCTAAAAAATGGAATTTTATCACTGTAGATATCGTAATTCAAGGACAACACACTGCCTCGGCATAATTGATTTCAATTAGTTTACAAAAAATAACATTCTCTCTTAACTCTAATACTACTTTCGGCTACAGGTCCAGGGCCTGATGGTAAATCTTTGAACCAGAGTGACGAAGCACAAAACTCATTGTCAAGAATATCCAAAAAAATTCAAGTGAGTCAGCAAAAAAACCCAGAATAACTCAATTGAACGAGGAAAAGGAACATACACAATAGTCACCGTTTAATGGTATGTGCATTTTTGCCTTTGTGGGACGAGAAAATAACCAGATTTTCTTCTATTCACTGCTTTATTTGGTGAActcaaacaagaaaaaaagaaaacgacCAAAAGTTGATAAATATCTCAACCATCCACCAAACTTGACTACTAACATTGAAAATGAaacattttcttaacaaaaaaaatacaaaacagaAAGCAGTTACCCGTTTCTGCACATGCAATAGGAGTTCAGGAATGCAGTGTCCTTCTTAACAAATATCTAAAACTCTAAGCATTACTAACCCATCTTGTGGTGGGACTGTGGGAGTTCCAAGGAATTGGGGTCCATATGATGATGTAATTTATTCCCATCATAGAAATACCACATACAAATATAATGAATCATTAATCTGCTCATATAAAATCAACCAGCATTATCTAGAGATATATAGATAAGGAAACTTACAGGCAGAGAAAGTGAACGTGAGCAGAATCGACTGAGGAGCATAGAGGCATTTCCATGCAATTCTGGACAAGATGTCCCTTCTATCTCACTATTGGAGACAAAACATGATAATGTCTTTCTGGAAACTGGAATATTAATAGGTTTGCTCATCATTTTCTGATTTGATTTCACCGAAAATTTGTTATCCTGTTTGTCAGAATCTTCACAGAGTTCGCCTGGACCGAAGTGGCATTTCTCATTCAAATCTGAAGGTTGAATACAGCCAGGTACAGGTAGAGGAGTACCTTTAACATTTAAAATCTTACTAAAAGCAACCCCAAGTTCTGTAACTTCACTGGTGCCGTTCTTCTTGCTTGTGAACTGCTTGCCACTAACATATGATTGCTTCAACTCGTTACAGTCACTCAGATATTCCGATACCATATCATCACAAGAACTAAACTTATCCATCACTTATAGAAAATCCTACACGGATGGCAAATAAAAAAACTTCAAATAATTCAGCTACGGAAAGACAGAAGCATATTGGAACAACCTATCATGTAAGGCAACCAAGGGAATCCAAAAACCATAGGCTTGCATTAGTAATTGTATTCAATTAAAATTTAATCATTTATAACAGCATTGATAAGCCTGTGCAATCAGCATAGCCAAATAATGTGCCTGAGAGTGACATGTGATAATTAGGTGCTAAAAGTGTTCATTTCTGTGCACATCTAGTTTGCAATAAAAGGTGAAACAAACTACAGAAGTTAATATACATTTAATCATCCAAACAAAATGAGTCTGCAAAAATTATCATAAATGCCATAAAACTTCAGGATCTTTACCTGTAAGATAATCCAAACTCTTTCTCTATCTAGCTACCACCAAAAAGAATAGAATCTATGCCCACTTCAACAACAACTTTCTGATAACAATTTCTTGATCTTATCGAGAAACAAGGTAAGGCAGACTTTTGTAAATCACTGATTTGATTTGTTCATACACAAGGCAGGACACTGAGAAAGAAAGGGAGATGAAaaatgaagggaaaaaaaaaacactaaaaataacgCAAATCCATGTTTTGTAATCTCTAAGGTTAACTCAGATTACCACGCCGATTCCATTTTTCAAGCTGCTTAAGACGATGAGAACTAGAACCACCATTAAAAGAAGCTGAAACCATTACCGTCGTCATCGCAAGAACGATGAGCATCGAGAGCATTTTCGATGCTCTGTCTAACCCTACTATATGGTAAGTATAGATCAAGAAGAGAAATTAATAaatctcaaaatttgattttggttttttgtttttttactcaGAATTCTTAAAACCCTAGATAATAACAAAGATCTACTAACAATACATTCTTCATTAATAAGGTGGTGAAAATAGAAgcttaatcatttttagaaattcCATGGATTAATCTGCGGAGATTTTCTCTGATCTAGTTCTAATCAGAGTGATGAAGAAGGTTGAATGCGAACGAAAATGATGGGAGgaaaagaagatggagaagaagtggATTGGGGTTTATGTTCTTTATATATGGGTAAAGTTTTAAATtctgttagaaaaaaaaattaaagaagttTCACTCGTGGGTAATGTGGGTGCTAGGCACCATCCAATTATGTTTTTTGTTTACTTCTGAATCTGTTAATTATTGACCAATCAGAGTGGAAGCTCTCTTGAGTAGGTTAATAAACAGTGGAATCTTATCCGAGATAGATTACATGTGCAAGGCCAAATCTAGAGACAAGGTTGTTGTTTTTTCAGGCTATAGTTTTTGGCATCAAGTCGGATTTTTGCCCTGCCCTCTCTCCTCTCTCCTTCTTGAAGCTCAGGTCTATTTCAGTACCGGAAAAAACAAATGGTCAACTGAGTCCAGCGAGTTATTACCGTTATTGTACCGTTACTTTTCCGTTGGAAGAAATTCTGACATTTTTTTTGATCAGAAGTTTACCGGAACTGAGACGATGTACACAGAATGAAGCTCAAATTCATCATTTGTGTAATGATAAATCAATCGTTTGATCAACATAACTAAATTAGAGAGCCTTTCTAGTTCAAAGATAGGAATTCGTTTATCAGACTGAAACCAAATAGTTCAACACATATGAAAAACTAGTAATCTTCAacccttagagcaactgcagtggtgcgaccaaaaccaaagaccaaagactaaaaaaaaagatcaaatttgggtttagtccgtcgtgtGGCGTAGAGGgagaagagtaaatttggtcgcgcgttgatataaagttcgCCTGGACATCGAGCGTTGGTAAAGTTTACGCCtggaatcaggcgttggtaaagataacgcctgaaATGGGGCGTTTGTAAAGATTACGCCTGAAATCAGGCGTTAATAAAGATTACGCTCGGAGGAAttcaaacagaaaaaaaaaaaaaaaaatggggcggaggtataaagtcCGTCCCATGTGATGGTGGTCTTAATTGTAAGCTTGGGGCGTAATGTATATCAACGCCCACTAAAGGCGTTAAGTTTATCCCCGCCTGGTAGTCAGGCGTAATGTATATCAACGCCCAGTGGCGCGTACATTTAACCTCCGCCCGTTCCAGGCGAATTCTTTACGAACGCCCCtacatcaggcgttaactttacaaaCGCTCGATGAATTgcggacattatatcaacgcccgttgtgtaggcggacattatataaacgcccgactatatttgggtttggtcttggtcgcagaccaaatttggtctggtttttaatctttgatcaaattttgatcgatagtccgtcccactacgcctataCACTGGACctaatatttgggtttggtcgtccattgtggacgctcttagacaCTAAAGACTCAGAGATACTAAGACAACAAGGAACATTACCAAAGTCACCAAAGCCACTAAGACACCTAAGTTTCTAAGATACAAAAGATCCTAACACAAATTTGTGTTTTCTTCTGCAAAGATCTGACATTTCAAtcctttaagttttttttttttttgcagacctAGTGATCATTGTTCTTTACTGAAGTTTTCTTTGTCCTACTCCTTCTTCtcctttgttgaagttgaagccCCGGGATTATTGTTCTTTGCTTGTTCTTTTTGATTATCCTGGAGCTCCCACTGATTGCGAAACACAAATAGCTCTTTCTTCTTAGCTTGTTGTCTCATATCAGGATAAGGGAAAGGAGGTGTAAAATCTTCTGCTTGATACACAAATCCAAGTTCAGGAGGAGTCCTCACTGGAAACATCTCATCAGAAGTTCCCCACCCTTATCCGTAGCTGGCTCTCCTGGAATACTCGGGATCTAGTGGACAAATAAACTCACCATCATTCAACTCAAACTCTGCCTCCTCCTCTGATTCTTCCTCTACTTCTTGTTCCTATGGAATTTCAAAGTCCTCATTATAGTAATACTTACCGTTTTCGTCATAATGTGCAGGATCATCTGAAGAGGCATATCGATAATAATCTTCATCCATATCATCTATATCTTCGATTCTTCCAGGTGGGGATTTTCGGATTCTTCTTCTGTTATTTCTGGTCCTCTGTGAAGAAGATTGCTAGAATCCTCAGCCATTGTTGATTGTCCTGGTAACTGCTCTTGAGTTGTAAGGCTCTGTCTTGGAGGTTCTTATATAATCTCTTTATCCTCTGCTGCTGGAATCTCCTCAGCTGTTGGGAGAGACCTGTTCTCGCTATTTATCCTACTACTACTTCCAAAATATATTCTTTTTCTTACACTCGCTATTGCTGCTGATTTTCCCTTACTCTTTTTGTTGTGATATCTCATTATTGCTAGTGAAACTGTATTCCTCTTTCTCTTTGGTGTCGCTGATTCTGAGTTGGGATCTTGGTCTCCTTTCTCTGGCTTTATTTGAGTTGATTTTAGATTGAActttaaatttcaaatttttttctaTTAAGTAAGCTTCTCTTTCACCTGTATTAGTGAAACCTTTAACTCTTTTTAGTTCTTCGTTTTTTCAAATTTCCCGGGTCCCTAGTTTTATTTACTGATAAATTCACTGCTAAATATTCTGTTAGATTTAGTCAGTTCTAGGACATGCTAAAATCTTTTTCCCTTTATCAATATCAAGATAGTTATTGTTATCTCTATTTATCTTGGTTTAGTCTCTACAAGTTATTGTTTTTTAGTCTTAGCTGTAATTGTGGTTAGAAGTCTTGTCTTCTGCTTCTTTGACATCTCCGTTATGTCTCATCATCGCCCTTTCTCTTACTTAAATTTTAAATGGAGCAGAAGAAAATTAAAACGCCTTTTTATGGGTACTATCTTTTATATCCATAGGATAGCTACCTATAATGTTTCTCTAGTTGCTTCTAAAGCTCTACCTAATATCCACTGGTTAATGAAGGTTGATGTTCCTGGAGATGAAAAGATGACtcaaaatttcaaatttcaaaagtTCACTACTTCCAAGTTTTGGATTGATCAGTTATGTGGTCACTTCCATCACCCTGCTCGCTATAATTTAGAATCCAAAAGATatggtactccctccgtttctaataAATAGgcaggtttccttttttgggtatgtcaaaaaaataggcttgtttccatatgtggaaagtcaaatgttatgattttactattatacccatagagggaccacttctctctctccaTTTTCTCTCTTAATACAAAaaggggaccacttctctctcctctttctctaataacaaatgagtggggaccaaatgatagattaggaaaaaacatggaaaagtgactccaatgattagttttcttaatttttgtgaaaaccaaacaagcatattttttagaaacggagggagtatgtacTTATTCACTGACTATAACAATATCAAGATAGTTATTGTCTATACCAAAAAACCTTCTGAGCCATTTCTCACAATAGATAACCCTTTCAAATCCACTGAACCAGCTAAGGAAAACCACAAAGAGACTTCAATTGAATCCTTAACAAAACAGATGGAAAATTCAATAATAACTCCTCCAAAGTTCATCCCAAAAGTGTATCTTAACTCCAACAAAGCTAGAACCATACCAACCACAAACTGGAAAAATACCGTCATTGGGAGACTTTGCAGTAAAGCTTCTTATGACTTAACCAAAATCATTGATGAAGTGAAATTTACATGGGATCTTAAAGGAGGAGTCAACATAAAACTTTATGACAAAAGAAGGAATTTTTATGAATTCCACCTAAGAGAAGCTGATGACTTTAATCTGTTGAAGCAAGGTGGAGCTTGGAATATTCTAGGAAAATTGATTGTCCTTGTGGAATGTCCTATACAAGGTCCACAACACATTGATGAAGAGAATTTCTACAAGACAAAAATATGGATGCACATTAAAAGTACTCCAACAAGATTCATAAATGAAGAGGATCTCATAAAAATTTGTGCTCCAGCTGGTAAGTACTtgaaacataagaaaccttatggcaGAAATCAAGATGAAAAGAATATTGAATGTGTAGTTGAAATAAGCGTCCAACACAACCTTCCTTTTGGATCGGAGGTTTATACAGAAGTGTTTGCCAAACCAGAATGGTTAGAGTTCTCCTACAAACTCTTCAACCTAAAAATCTGCAAAACAGATCACTCAAAAAACTGTGAACAAGGGAAGGAACAAGAACAGATAGAGGAAGTTACAACCCAACAAGCTATCAACAAGGAGAAAAGTAGTGACAAGATAATCCAAAAGGAACCTCAGAGGAAATTTCACACATGGTCGACTCCGATAATCCACTTTAAGGCATGTGAATCTAGCTCAAATAGCAGTAAGGATAATCCCTTTGATCTGGCTGAATCGGCTTCTACTCGGTCTTCTAGTGGCCTAAATCGGAAAAAATCTGGTAATGAAATGACAACAACTTTACAAAGGAAAGAAAAATCCCACAAAAAGCCCAACCCAAAACAGAACCCGAAATCCAAACATCCCTGTAAAAAACACTCGATTCAGATGAAATTGAAGAAAAGTAGAAAAGATGAGAAAAAAAACCTAGTTGGTCCTCTGAGTAAATTAGGAGACATATATGAACTCTACTACAATCAAAATCTCACAGCTTATGGAAATGACCCTATCCACCCATTATTCCGTCCTTTCCAAAACAAAACGCTCATGGCTTTTCtcccaaatcaaaatcaccatcTGTTGATTGGAGAAAAAATTGAAAGGAAAAAAATGATTAAGGGTCATTGGAAGAGAGAATCCAGAGACACAATAAAAAACCAGAAGCAAAATCATTCTAATCCCCAAGATGCTAATGTCAAGGAAACCACTTCGATCCTGAGAAAGAGAAAAGATGAGCTGAAACAACAAAAATCAAAGAAGATCAAAAATAGGGAGACTCAggaggaaggagaaaaagcaAACATGGAGGCAGAACTTACTCTCAAGGAGAAGGGAGAAAAACCTATGGAAGCGATGACAGAGGTAAGTAAAACACATTACCTAAATCATTTTGTTAATTGGTATCTACACAATATTAGTACTTCACTGCATATTAGAATATTTGAAAATTGCCTAAGATACTGCTATATTACTGTTAAATGCTTAATGCTAGGTTTATTTAGTTACCCTGAATTTTCTTATTTCTGGCAATCCATAAGTTTGATAGCTTGGAATTGCCAAGGTCTAGGAAAACTAGAAACTAGGAACAGCCTTCTTGACACTTTAAATAAGGAGAATCCTGACATCCTTTTTCTTTCGGAAACTAAGCAACAAACTCCTGAGATGAAAAAAATCTTAAGAATGGTAAATGTTCAAAACTATTTCATAGTTCCTCATAGGAATTCTGCTGGGGGCTTATGCCTCATTTGGAAAAACAATGTTAACATCATTATAGAAGACCATGCTTACAACCATATAAATACTACAATCACTGATCCTATAGACAACAACAGCTGGGTTCTCACTTGTCTATATGGAAGCCCATATAGAAAACTGAAACTCAAATCTTGGAACATCATAAAACATATGGCAACAACTGTAGACAAACCTTGGATTGTTATTGGCGACTTAAATGTTGTTCTCCATGAGGAGGAAAATAAAAGTAGGTTTTCctttaagaaaaatgaagaaaaaatcttTAATAACCTTATAAACAAATGTAACCTAATGGATCTAGGTTTTACAGGATACACTTACACATGGAATAATCATAGACAGGAGGATGATAATATAGAACATAGACTGGATCGAGCCTTAGTGAATGGTAAATGGAACATAAAATATCCAAACTCTAGCATAAAACATCTAGGACCTTTAGCTTCTGATCATGTACCCATAAAACTTAATATGCATAACCACTGGGATGATGGCCCTACTCCTTTTAAATACTTTGGAGAGTGGATAAAGCATACTGATTGTAAGAACTTAATTCAAGATAGCTGGAATTTGAATGTTCAAGGGTCGTCAGCCTATAAGGTTAACAAAAAACTAGGAAATGTAAAACACATTCTTAGGCTATGTAATAGAGAAAGCTTTAGGAACATAAATAGCAATATAAAGAACATACAGAAAAAATTAGAGCAACTCAACATGACAGATAACTACACTAACAAGACAATTGAGTTAGCCAACCTAAGAAATGACCTTGCAAAGTGGTATGCTATTAAAGAAAAGTTTTGGAAAGATAAAAGCAGGGACCGAAACCTAGCATTAGGTGACAGGAATACGAAATACTTCCACACAAAAGCTAAACAAAGGTTTAGAAGGAATAAAATAGATATGATAAGAAATGAAGACAATATCTGGCTCAACTCTAAAAAAGAGATTTCTGAGTGTATAACCCAAAACTTTTAAAAAATATCTACTACTGTAAAACCTAATATCGACCAGAATTTGATAAACCTTATTCCTACGAAGGTAACCCAAGCTGATAATGACATGCTATGTACAATGCCTCTTGAAAGTGAAATAAAAAAGACACTTTTTTCTATGGAACCTGACAGAAGCCCGGGACCTGACGGATTCCCCCCTAATTTCTTTCAACAGAATTGGGAAATCGTTGGTGCTGACCTAATAAAAATGGTACAAAACTTTTATGAAACTGGTCATATCTCTAAGGAGATGAAtgcttcttttatttctttaatccCGAAAAATCTAAATCCTACGACTCCTGTAAAATTTAGACCAATAACTCTAGCTAATACTTGTTACAAAGTGATTTCTAAACTTATGGCAGGGCGTATGAAAGGACTGCTAGGGAAACTAATATCGCCTTATCAGTCTGTTTTCATACCTGGAAGGCAGATAGCCGAGAACATAACCTTAGCTCATGAAATAATACACAAgatgaaaaattcaaaatctaAGAAAGGCTTCATGGGCCTGAAAATTGATATGTCCAAAGCATTCGACAGGATCGAATGGGACTTTCTAAACCAAGTTATGACTAAAATGGGATTTAACAACAAA includes:
- the LOC113343044 gene encoding uncharacterized protein LOC113343044, yielding MDKFSSCDDMVSEYLSDCNELKQSYVSGKQFTSKKNGTSEVTELGVAFSKILNVKGTPLPVPGCIQPSDLNEKCHFGPGELCEDSDKQDNKFSVKSNQKMMSKPINIPVSRKTLSCFVSNSEIEGTSCPELHGNASMLLSRFCSRSLSLPNFPNSVRSAMKGGREQQGVQPPEKLTVKWASDVYDPPSTTVSHTVRSYIQQQRYSSKYNNKKHGKHKQKGKHSRGSNNTDKKQQRKSTCNSENLQPILQATVDRSPDLNSFEKSSVNAELVHFDGVTTGQDSFNCGSSFFKISSLVKMHVSVAEAT